A window from Akkermansia muciniphila encodes these proteins:
- the alr gene encoding alanine racemase: MPVTSPPRAWAEIDLGAIRHNLNVVKQAAKGEFYMPVVKAGAYGHGLEQVCRTLDSEGIAFFGVANVGEARRISQAGCRTRPYILGPSFPEEREEIVLNGWRSFISTMEEAVHYNSLARLYGKTLPIHISVDTGMGRGGFLPDQLEELLSRLGELDSLYMEGLGAHLPCADEDRALTLKQIARFEEMAARIREKLPLKYCHLANSAASLDYEIPSNNMCRPGLVLYGFSPIPSPWAAQLKPAMALFSRLTVARTLPEGHGISYGGTFVTDHPTRVATVGIGYADGYLRSLAHKGARVMVDGVSCPLLGRVTMDQIMVDVSGVPHPEPGMAVEIMGPNIPVTELAEKAGTISWEIFTGIGPRVPRHYSY, translated from the coding sequence ATGCCAGTTACCAGCCCCCCCCGCGCCTGGGCCGAAATCGACCTCGGGGCCATCCGCCATAACCTGAACGTCGTCAAGCAGGCGGCCAAGGGCGAGTTTTACATGCCCGTGGTCAAGGCCGGGGCCTACGGCCACGGGCTGGAACAGGTCTGCCGCACCCTGGATTCGGAAGGCATCGCCTTCTTCGGAGTAGCCAATGTGGGAGAGGCGCGGCGCATCAGCCAGGCGGGGTGCCGCACCAGGCCCTACATCCTGGGCCCCTCCTTTCCGGAGGAGCGGGAGGAAATAGTGCTGAACGGCTGGCGTTCCTTCATCTCCACCATGGAGGAGGCCGTGCATTACAATTCCCTGGCGCGGCTCTATGGAAAGACGCTCCCCATCCATATTTCCGTGGATACGGGCATGGGCCGCGGCGGCTTTCTGCCGGACCAGCTTGAAGAATTGCTCTCCCGCCTGGGGGAACTGGACAGCCTGTACATGGAAGGGCTGGGCGCGCACCTGCCCTGTGCGGATGAGGACCGGGCGCTGACGCTGAAGCAGATTGCCCGCTTTGAAGAGATGGCCGCCCGCATCCGGGAAAAACTGCCCCTGAAGTACTGCCACCTGGCCAACAGCGCCGCCTCCCTGGATTATGAGATTCCCTCCAACAATATGTGCCGCCCCGGCCTGGTGTTGTACGGCTTTTCCCCCATTCCCTCCCCATGGGCCGCGCAGTTGAAGCCGGCCATGGCCCTGTTCTCCCGCCTGACGGTGGCGCGCACGCTGCCGGAGGGGCACGGCATTTCCTACGGAGGCACCTTTGTAACGGACCATCCCACCAGGGTGGCTACCGTGGGCATAGGCTATGCGGACGGCTACCTGCGCTCCCTGGCGCACAAGGGCGCCCGCGTGATGGTGGACGGCGTCTCCTGCCCGCTGCTGGGGCGCGTGACGATGGACCAGATCATGGTGGACGTGAGCGGCGTTCCCCATCCGGAACCGGGCATGGCCGTGGAGATCATGGGACCAAACATTCCCGTGACGGAACTGGCGGAAAAAGCCGGTACCATTTCCTGGGAAATCTTCACCGGAATCGGTCCCCGCGTGCCGCGCCATTACAGCTACTGA
- a CDS encoding RrF2 family transcriptional regulator translates to MKVSTRGRYALRLMIDLAQHNDDGYISLKEISARQDITVRYLEQIIAILLKAGFVQSFRGKSGGYRLSRHPREYTTEEILKLTEGSLLPISCTAAPESPCPRAASCATLPFWRGLQQVIENYLHRVTLEDLMEQQKEIGCDYGAGI, encoded by the coding sequence ATGAAGGTTTCCACCAGAGGACGCTATGCACTGCGCCTGATGATTGATCTTGCCCAGCATAATGACGACGGCTACATCTCCCTGAAGGAGATTTCCGCCAGGCAGGACATCACCGTACGGTATCTGGAACAAATTATCGCCATCCTGCTGAAAGCGGGCTTTGTTCAAAGTTTCCGGGGCAAGTCCGGCGGCTACCGCCTGTCCCGGCACCCGCGGGAATACACCACGGAAGAGATTCTGAAACTGACGGAAGGCTCCCTTCTCCCCATCTCCTGCACGGCGGCTCCGGAAAGCCCGTGTCCGCGCGCGGCAAGCTGCGCCACACTGCCCTTCTGGCGTGGGCTCCAGCAGGTTATTGAGAATTACCTCCACCGGGTCACGCTGGAAGACCTGATGGAACAGCAGAAGGAGATAGGCTGCGATTACGGCGCAGGCATTTAA
- a CDS encoding O-acetylhomoserine aminocarboxypropyltransferase/cysteine synthase family protein has protein sequence MNKNYRFETRQIHVGQENPDPATDARAVPIYATTSYVFKDSEQAAARFALAEPGNIYNRLMNPTADVLEKRIAALEGGIGALAVATGAAAVTYAVQNIARAGDHIVSAANVYGGTYNLFANTLAESGIETTFVDGSDPDNFAKAIRENTKLLYVESLDNPNSNVADIEALAEVAHAHGIPLIVDNTFASPYLFRPLEHGADVVVHSATKFIGGHGTAMGGVIVDGGKFDWTQNDKFPGISQPNPNCHGAVLADICGPAAYITKIRITLLRDTGATISPFNSFLLLQGLETLSLRVERHVQNALRVVDYLAAHPQVDKVNHPSLPDHPNHELYRRYYPNGGGSIFTVEIKGGAEKARKFCESLELFSLLANVADVKSLVIHPASTTHSQMTEEELRGAGIAPSTVRLSIGTEHIDDILEDLEHGFRSIL, from the coding sequence ATGAATAAGAATTATCGCTTTGAAACGCGCCAGATCCACGTGGGCCAGGAAAATCCGGACCCGGCCACGGATGCCCGCGCCGTGCCGATCTACGCCACCACTTCCTATGTCTTCAAGGATTCCGAACAGGCGGCAGCCCGTTTTGCCCTGGCGGAACCGGGAAATATCTACAACCGCCTGATGAACCCCACGGCAGATGTGCTTGAAAAGCGCATCGCCGCCCTGGAAGGGGGCATAGGTGCGCTGGCCGTGGCCACCGGAGCGGCTGCCGTCACTTACGCCGTCCAGAACATCGCGCGCGCCGGAGACCACATCGTTTCCGCCGCCAACGTATACGGAGGCACCTATAACCTGTTTGCCAATACGCTTGCCGAATCCGGCATTGAAACCACCTTCGTGGACGGCAGCGATCCGGACAATTTTGCCAAGGCCATCCGGGAAAATACCAAGCTCCTGTATGTGGAGAGCCTGGACAACCCGAATTCCAACGTTGCGGACATCGAGGCTCTGGCGGAAGTGGCGCACGCCCACGGCATTCCCCTCATTGTGGACAACACCTTTGCTTCTCCCTACCTGTTCCGCCCGCTGGAACACGGAGCGGACGTGGTGGTGCATTCCGCCACCAAATTCATCGGCGGCCATGGTACGGCCATGGGCGGCGTGATTGTGGACGGCGGCAAGTTCGACTGGACGCAGAACGATAAATTCCCGGGCATCAGCCAGCCCAACCCGAACTGCCACGGCGCCGTGCTGGCGGACATCTGCGGCCCTGCGGCCTACATCACGAAAATCCGCATCACCCTGCTGAGGGATACGGGCGCCACCATCAGCCCGTTCAACTCCTTCCTGCTGCTCCAGGGGCTGGAAACCCTCTCCCTGCGGGTGGAACGCCATGTACAGAACGCCCTGCGCGTGGTGGACTATCTGGCCGCGCATCCCCAGGTGGACAAGGTGAACCATCCCTCCCTCCCGGATCATCCGAACCACGAACTTTACCGGAGATACTACCCGAACGGCGGCGGCTCCATCTTCACCGTGGAAATCAAGGGTGGCGCGGAAAAGGCTCGCAAGTTCTGCGAAAGCCTGGAATTATTTTCCCTGCTCGCGAATGTGGCGGACGTGAAGTCCCTGGTGATTCACCCGGCTTCCACCACCCACTCCCAGATGACGGAAGAGGAGCTCAGGGGAGCCGGCATCGCGCCCTCCACGGTGCGGCTTTCCATCGGCACGGAACATATTGACGACATCCTTGAGGATCTGGAACACGGGTTCCGCTCCATTCTCTAA
- the cysK gene encoding cysteine synthase A, whose translation MKIYGNITELIGGTPLLELTNYEHKNGLNATILAKLEYLNPAGSVKDRIARAMIDAAEASGALKPDSVIIEPTSGNTGIGLAAVAASRGYRIILTMPETMSVERRNLLKAYGAELVLTDGALGMKGAIAKAEELAAGLPNSFIPGQFVNPANPEVHFRTTGPEIWNDTDGKVDIFVAGIGTGGTITGVGKYLKSRNPEIRIVAVEPSASPVLTQGTAGPHKIQGIGAGFVPETLDTSVYDEVITVTNEDAFATGKELARTDGVLTGISSGAALWATTRLAERPENAGKTIVVLLPDTGDRYLSTPLFTD comes from the coding sequence ATGAAAATTTACGGTAATATTACGGAACTGATCGGCGGCACTCCGCTGCTTGAACTGACCAATTACGAACACAAAAACGGCCTGAACGCCACCATTCTGGCCAAGCTGGAATACCTCAACCCCGCCGGCAGCGTGAAAGACCGCATTGCCCGGGCCATGATTGACGCTGCGGAAGCCTCCGGAGCCCTGAAACCGGATTCCGTCATCATTGAGCCCACCAGCGGGAACACGGGCATCGGCCTGGCGGCGGTGGCCGCCTCCCGCGGATACCGCATCATCCTGACCATGCCTGAAACGATGAGCGTGGAACGCCGCAACCTGCTGAAGGCCTACGGCGCGGAACTGGTGCTGACGGACGGCGCGCTGGGCATGAAGGGAGCCATTGCCAAGGCGGAGGAACTGGCCGCAGGACTGCCCAACAGCTTCATCCCCGGCCAGTTCGTCAACCCGGCCAACCCGGAAGTTCATTTCCGCACCACCGGACCGGAAATCTGGAACGACACGGACGGCAAGGTGGATATCTTCGTGGCGGGCATCGGCACCGGAGGCACAATCACGGGCGTGGGCAAGTACCTCAAATCCCGCAACCCGGAAATCCGGATCGTGGCCGTGGAGCCGTCCGCCTCCCCCGTGCTGACCCAGGGGACCGCCGGCCCCCACAAGATTCAGGGCATTGGCGCGGGCTTCGTGCCGGAAACGCTGGATACCTCCGTGTATGATGAAGTCATCACCGTCACCAATGAAGACGCCTTCGCCACCGGCAAGGAGCTGGCGCGCACGGACGGCGTGCTGACGGGCATTTCCTCCGGAGCGGCGCTCTGGGCCACCACGAGGCTGGCGGAACGCCCGGAAAACGCGGGCAAGACCATCGTGGTCCTGCTGCCGGACACGGGGGACCGCTACCTCTCCACCCCCCTGTTCACAGACTAA
- the thiE gene encoding thiamine phosphate synthase: MKEFNLHLYLVTDEAAKCRHSLLETVQRAVDGGVTIVQYRSTNPDAGTCYREALPIRDFLASRGVPFIVNNRIDLALALDADGVHIGQRDLPVPAVRAMIGPDRILGLSVSNADQLRAVDAALVDYLGMGPVFPTISKLNAPPVLGVDGFTALASQSPLPVVAIGGLDVERARLVRSTGAAGGIAAVSAICGAEDPEAAARALA, encoded by the coding sequence ATGAAAGAATTCAACCTCCATCTCTACCTGGTCACTGATGAAGCGGCCAAATGCCGCCACAGCCTTCTGGAAACCGTCCAGAGGGCGGTGGACGGCGGCGTCACCATCGTGCAGTACCGCTCCACCAATCCGGACGCGGGCACCTGCTACCGGGAAGCCCTGCCCATCCGGGACTTCCTGGCGTCCCGCGGCGTCCCTTTCATCGTCAACAACCGCATTGACCTGGCCCTGGCGCTGGACGCGGACGGCGTCCACATCGGCCAGCGCGATCTTCCTGTTCCTGCCGTCAGGGCCATGATTGGCCCGGACAGGATTCTGGGGCTTTCCGTCTCCAACGCGGACCAGCTCCGCGCCGTAGACGCCGCCCTGGTGGACTACCTGGGCATGGGGCCTGTCTTTCCCACCATCTCCAAGCTGAACGCGCCGCCCGTGCTGGGCGTGGACGGCTTCACCGCCCTGGCCTCACAGTCACCCCTGCCCGTCGTCGCTATTGGCGGGCTGGACGTGGAGCGCGCCCGTCTGGTGCGCTCCACGGGAGCGGCGGGCGGCATTGCCGCCGTCTCCGCCATTTGCGGAGCGGAAGACCCGGAAGCCGCCGCACGGGCGCTGGCCTGA
- the thiM gene encoding hydroxyethylthiazole kinase, translating into MPSSTDLVHAVSADLEKIREAAPLVLSLTNSVVQPLTANLLLAAGAVPAMLNDAEEAVEMLRGGTGALLVNLGTVTREQGTVMQTAVQEANRLGIPWVLDPVAVGALSLRTRLAEQLKERRPRIIRGNASEIMALAGYSSVTKGPESTSSSADALQAARELALHTGAAVLVTGRTDYSTDGRQVIATENGHAMMSRVTGVGCSMGALAAACAAVSPSPLQAAVSTAVLMGIAGEMAFEQSPVPGSFAVSLLDNLYTLSPEEIARRARILPL; encoded by the coding sequence ATGCCTTCATCAACTGACCTCGTCCATGCCGTCTCCGCCGATCTGGAAAAAATCCGGGAGGCGGCCCCATTGGTTCTCTCTCTGACCAATTCCGTTGTCCAGCCCCTGACGGCCAACCTGCTGCTGGCCGCAGGAGCCGTTCCCGCCATGCTCAACGATGCGGAGGAAGCCGTGGAAATGCTCCGTGGCGGAACAGGCGCCCTGCTGGTCAACCTGGGCACCGTGACGCGCGAACAGGGAACCGTCATGCAGACGGCGGTGCAGGAAGCCAACCGGCTGGGCATTCCCTGGGTGCTGGACCCTGTGGCCGTGGGGGCTCTTTCCCTGCGCACACGGCTGGCTGAGCAGTTGAAGGAAAGGCGGCCCCGCATCATCCGCGGGAACGCCTCTGAAATCATGGCCCTGGCCGGCTATTCCTCCGTCACGAAAGGCCCGGAAAGCACCAGCTCCAGCGCAGACGCCCTGCAGGCGGCCAGAGAACTGGCCCTGCACACGGGGGCGGCTGTCCTCGTCACGGGCCGCACGGACTATTCCACGGACGGCCGCCAGGTCATTGCCACGGAAAACGGACATGCCATGATGTCCCGCGTCACGGGAGTGGGCTGTTCCATGGGCGCGCTGGCCGCCGCCTGCGCCGCCGTCTCCCCTTCCCCTCTCCAGGCTGCCGTCTCCACGGCCGTATTGATGGGCATTGCGGGGGAAATGGCCTTTGAACAAAGCCCTGTTCCGGGCTCTTTTGCCGTCTCCCTGCTGGACAACCTGTACACCCTTTCTCCGGAAGAAATTGCCCGGAGAGCGCGCATTCTTCCTCTTTAA
- a CDS encoding S6 family peptidase, whose amino-acid sequence MNVHHYSGLLGAACLLTPAYGGLMSDSFDVQTYRDFAENRGIFDVNAKDVAIYDKNGDYVGTIPQMMNFDGVADAHIGEAALVGGPGFIATVSHDYYNHFVSFTVRFGAKQGTPFYDSYRSVTRKDAWGDKSDLTYDYRVQRLSKIVTEAEYAPYLTDPEYLDNMKGRLVMRAGSGVQAVATGNGKQEKIDASYGYLTGGTLVFEGQASAPGTGEPDPENAKTYPAYRFWYNFKKPSESNPLPSGGLSGDSGSPCYVYNENSGKWEWVGAAQSASGSGYGQFTQMRSGNQWASDYVDSFNRTISVAASGDVLWNVTDADGNGTFVQGGVTTDYTGLAAGLRGDTSTKGTQATNEQLNACNNLIFDGSGGTIVLQGSVDTGAGSLTFNRDYVLSDGGDSSRRLNTAGFVVNKGAAVTTLLTGASGDEWRKIGEGDLIVSGHGNNAADINVGGGGNLILDRDGYAARNVKLNGGGVMVRLAGENQVSGEFIFGHRGGVVDMYGHNLTLNTITHLDSGACFGNFRANTAVTFTFTGNGAQDYLGGFMDGGALKDGQLHVVYAPVTGEGSVWNLSGHILNTGTWTVQGGEVKVAGVHALHAGGYVDENDWETALFATGTVNVESGARFTAGGHAEVGSSVNVADGGTYAILSGGSHSGNVALSGSRAVMRAEVDSGSATESGVISGTGSLVKTGEGTLVLTGANSYSGGTVIDAGTLAVGDGEKDGSLGTGTIVNNGTLAFNSPRAGSVNLQISGTGRLVKNGSGMLAVQKRQAYTGGTTVNEGTLMLISGGEEGIIRGGLVINRGATVSLRGVDCFGNSGNETCVSHVEINGGTLFQNDTRNQTFRNMTVTLAGGTLDGVAKGSMEVWTDTVFQVRAADRASEIRTVNVKLRGGSPAVFAVERGTAEADLKVSANIVNYSGAKGSVAKTGEGIMVLSGKNTYSGGTSVNGGTLAAASNQALGTGMATVNSGGCLVLGGLGTDAGTVSLGNNILVKNGGILSGSATLSGNTVMEAGAVFELTLTMGGSAGGELACNSLMLQSGVFQIDAGAKLKLAALSLDYSTGFWGTSHILNFIEGGANATLTGNFTLDASAAGDYAAYGQWSLQKNEDSKEMSMVWTPNAAPEASSAIAPAFTATAPAPVPEPSSCMLLMAALGAVFLRRSVPRNK is encoded by the coding sequence ATGAATGTTCATCATTATTCCGGGCTGCTGGGGGCGGCCTGCCTCCTCACTCCCGCCTATGGCGGGTTGATGTCTGACTCGTTTGATGTTCAGACCTACCGTGATTTCGCGGAAAACCGGGGCATTTTTGACGTGAATGCCAAAGACGTCGCCATCTACGACAAGAATGGCGATTACGTGGGAACTATCCCCCAAATGATGAATTTTGACGGCGTGGCGGATGCCCATATCGGGGAGGCCGCGCTGGTGGGCGGTCCCGGCTTCATCGCCACCGTATCACATGATTATTATAACCATTTCGTTTCCTTTACGGTTCGTTTCGGTGCCAAGCAAGGAACTCCTTTTTACGATTCCTACCGCAGCGTTACGAGAAAGGATGCATGGGGTGATAAGTCCGATTTGACATACGACTACCGTGTGCAGCGATTGAGCAAGATCGTGACGGAGGCGGAATACGCACCTTACCTGACTGACCCGGAATACCTGGACAACATGAAAGGGAGGCTGGTCATGAGAGCTGGTTCCGGAGTTCAGGCTGTCGCCACAGGAAACGGCAAACAGGAAAAGATTGATGCCTCTTATGGCTATTTGACCGGAGGAACCCTTGTTTTTGAGGGGCAGGCCAGCGCTCCGGGAACAGGAGAGCCGGACCCAGAAAATGCCAAGACCTATCCGGCTTACCGGTTCTGGTACAATTTCAAGAAGCCTTCGGAGTCCAATCCATTGCCTTCCGGTGGATTGTCAGGGGATAGTGGAAGCCCGTGCTATGTGTACAATGAGAATTCCGGCAAGTGGGAGTGGGTAGGTGCGGCACAGTCTGCCAGTGGAAGCGGGTATGGACAGTTTACCCAGATGCGTTCCGGCAACCAGTGGGCCAGCGATTACGTGGACAGCTTCAACCGTACCATAAGCGTTGCGGCGAGCGGTGACGTACTGTGGAACGTGACGGATGCGGACGGCAACGGGACCTTTGTGCAGGGAGGCGTGACTACGGATTACACCGGATTGGCGGCCGGATTACGCGGGGATACCTCCACGAAAGGTACACAAGCTACAAATGAGCAGTTGAACGCCTGCAATAATCTGATTTTTGACGGCTCCGGCGGCACAATCGTGCTCCAGGGGTCCGTGGATACCGGAGCGGGTTCCCTCACCTTCAACCGCGATTACGTGCTGAGCGACGGGGGCGATTCTTCCCGCCGCCTGAATACGGCGGGCTTTGTGGTGAACAAGGGAGCTGCGGTCACCACCTTGCTGACCGGAGCCTCCGGAGACGAGTGGAGGAAGATTGGGGAAGGCGATTTGATCGTCAGCGGCCACGGGAACAATGCGGCGGACATCAACGTGGGCGGCGGCGGAAATCTGATTCTGGACAGGGACGGCTACGCGGCCCGTAACGTGAAGCTGAACGGGGGCGGAGTAATGGTGCGCCTTGCCGGGGAAAACCAAGTGTCCGGGGAGTTCATCTTCGGCCACCGCGGGGGCGTGGTGGACATGTACGGGCATAATTTGACGCTGAATACCATCACGCATCTGGATTCCGGAGCCTGCTTCGGCAATTTCCGTGCGAATACCGCCGTGACATTCACGTTTACGGGGAACGGGGCGCAGGACTATCTTGGAGGCTTCATGGACGGAGGGGCCTTGAAGGACGGCCAGCTTCATGTGGTGTACGCGCCCGTCACGGGAGAAGGTTCCGTCTGGAACCTGTCCGGGCATATTCTCAATACCGGGACGTGGACGGTGCAGGGAGGTGAGGTGAAGGTAGCCGGGGTGCATGCCCTGCACGCGGGCGGCTATGTGGATGAGAACGACTGGGAGACGGCCCTCTTTGCCACCGGAACGGTGAATGTGGAGAGCGGTGCGCGGTTCACGGCGGGAGGCCATGCGGAAGTTGGATCTTCCGTGAACGTGGCGGACGGAGGGACGTATGCCATTCTTTCCGGCGGCAGTCACAGCGGGAACGTGGCTCTATCCGGTTCCAGGGCCGTCATGAGGGCGGAAGTGGACTCCGGTTCCGCGACGGAATCCGGCGTTATTTCAGGAACCGGCTCTCTTGTGAAAACCGGGGAAGGAACGCTGGTGCTGACCGGGGCCAATTCCTATTCCGGAGGTACCGTCATTGATGCGGGGACGCTCGCCGTGGGTGACGGGGAAAAAGACGGTTCCCTGGGTACGGGAACGATTGTCAACAATGGAACTCTCGCTTTCAATTCCCCCCGCGCCGGCTCCGTTAATTTGCAAATATCCGGGACGGGCCGCCTCGTGAAAAACGGTTCCGGAATGCTCGCCGTGCAGAAACGCCAGGCTTATACCGGAGGAACTACGGTCAATGAAGGAACGCTGATGCTTATTTCAGGAGGTGAGGAAGGTATCATCCGCGGAGGGCTGGTTATCAACCGGGGCGCAACGGTTTCCCTGCGCGGGGTGGACTGTTTCGGCAATTCGGGAAATGAGACCTGCGTCAGCCATGTGGAAATTAACGGAGGAACCCTGTTCCAGAATGATACCAGGAACCAGACTTTCCGGAACATGACCGTCACCCTGGCAGGAGGGACGCTGGACGGCGTGGCGAAGGGAAGCATGGAGGTCTGGACGGATACCGTTTTCCAGGTAAGGGCGGCGGACAGGGCCTCGGAAATCAGGACGGTCAATGTCAAGCTGAGGGGAGGCAGTCCTGCTGTCTTTGCGGTGGAGCGCGGCACGGCGGAGGCGGATTTAAAAGTATCAGCCAACATCGTCAATTACTCCGGAGCAAAGGGCTCCGTTGCCAAGACAGGAGAGGGGATCATGGTCTTATCCGGAAAGAATACCTATTCCGGCGGAACGTCCGTCAATGGGGGAACGCTGGCAGCGGCCTCCAACCAGGCTCTCGGGACGGGGATGGCGACGGTCAATTCCGGTGGCTGCCTGGTACTGGGAGGCTTGGGGACGGATGCGGGCACGGTCAGCCTGGGGAATAATATTCTGGTGAAGAACGGAGGCATCCTTTCCGGTTCCGCCACCTTGTCCGGAAACACGGTCATGGAAGCCGGGGCTGTGTTTGAACTGACCTTGACCATGGGCGGTTCCGCAGGGGGCGAGCTGGCGTGCAACAGCCTGATGCTCCAGTCCGGCGTCTTCCAGATTGACGCGGGAGCCAAACTGAAGCTGGCGGCGTTGAGCCTTGACTATTCCACCGGTTTCTGGGGAACCTCCCACATCCTGAACTTCATTGAAGGGGGAGCGAACGCGACCCTGACGGGTAATTTCACGCTGGATGCGTCCGCCGCCGGGGATTACGCGGCGTACGGCCAGTGGAGCCTCCAGAAGAACGAGGATTCCAAGGAAATGAGCATGGTGTGGACGCCGAATGCGGCCCCGGAAGCTTCTTCAGCCATAGCACCGGCGTTTACGGCTACGGCGCCAGCTCCCGTGCCTGAACCCTCTTCCTGCATGCTGCTGATGGCTGCGCTGGGCGCGGTGTTCCTGCGCCGTTCCGTTCCGCGGAACAAATAA